Proteins co-encoded in one Fusarium fujikuroi IMI 58289 draft genome, chromosome FFUJ_chr06 genomic window:
- a CDS encoding related to glucosidase II, alpha subunit, whose product MFFNDKTRLRYKYDAEELWIEPWGPNAFRVRATKAAAMPSQDWALQKLTEVTPEISISDESASIKNGNIKARISRQGKLIIEKADGKLILEEYSRHRRDLLDPKCSALEVEAREFKGILGTDNYHLTMRLESVSPEEKIFGMGQYQQPWLDLKGLDLELAHRNSQASVPFAVSSLGYGLLWNNPAIGRAVFGKNIMSFEAFSTQILDYWIVAGDTPAEIVEAYADATGKVPIMPEYGLGFWQCKLRYQTQEELLEVAREYKRREIPIDLIVIDFFHWPKQGDWKFDSDYWPDPDAMVKELTDLGIELMVSIWPTVDKTAENYQYMLEHGYLIRTDRGVRIGLDFQGQTVHIDTTNPDARKYIWDTVNKNYYSKGIKTFWLDEAEPEYAAYDFDNYRYWLGSNGTIGNIYPVNYAQAFYEGQEAAGQKNIVNLLRCAWAGSQKYGALVWSGDIASSWSSFHNQLCAGLNMGLSGIPWWTTDIGGFHGGDPNDEGFRELFVRWFQWGAFCPVMRLHGDREPQQPQQGTTGGATCRSGAPNEVWSYGPQVYDICVKYIKIREDLRPYTRKLMKEAHEKGTPVMRPLFYEFPDDKKSWEISTQYLYGDKYLVCPVLKPGQTKTEVYLPKLSNGEKWSSFNGNESYESGVTVTVDCPLAQMPVFVRGA is encoded by the exons atgttcttcaacGACAAGACTCGCCTCCGCTACAAATACGATGCTGAGGAACTCTGGATTGAGCCATGGGGTCCGAATGCATTCCGTGTGAGAGCGACCAAAGCCGCCGCGATGCCATCGCAGGATTGGGCCCTTCAGAAACTTACAGAAGTGACGCCAGAAATCTCTATTTCTGACGAGTCTGCATCCATCAAGAATGGCAACATCAAAGCCCGCATCTCCCGCCAAGGCAAATTAATCATTGAGAAAGCGGACGGGAAGCTGATTCTGGAAGAGTACTCTCGTCATAGACGGGATCTTCTCGATCCAAAATGCAGTGCTCTGGAAGTGGAGGCTCGCGAGTTCAAGGGTATCCTGGGAACAGACAACTATCATCTGACAATGCGTCTTGAGAGTGTCAGtccagaggagaagatctttgGAATGGGCCAGTATCAACAGCCTTGGCTTGATCTGAAAggacttgatcttgagcttgcaCACCGCAACTCTCAAGCAAGCGTTCCCTTTGCTGTGTCCTCACTTGGATATGGACTGTTGTGGAACAACCCCGCGATAGGAAGGGCTGTATTTGGCAAGAACATCATGAGCTTCGAAGCATTCTCAACTCAAATCCTTGACTATTGGATTGTCGCAGGGGATACACCAGCAGAGATTGTTGAAGCATACGCAGATGCTACTGGCAAAGTTCCCATAATGCCTGAGTATGGACTAGGGTTTTGGCAGTGTAAGCTCCGATACCAGACACAAgaggagcttctcgaggtAGCCAGGGAATATAAGCGTCGGGAAATCCCAATTGATCTCATAGTTATCGATTTCTTCCATTGGCCCAAGCAAGGAGATTGGAAATTCGATTCAGATTACTGGCCTGATCCCG ATGCCATGGTGAAGGAGCTCACGGATCTCGGGATCGAGCTCATGGTTTCTATCTGGCCAACTGTTGATAAAACAGCTGAAAATTACCAGTACATGCTGGAGCATGGATATTTGATCCGAACTGACAGAGGTGTCCGTATCGGCCTCGACTTCCAGGGCCAAACGGTACATATTGACACCACAAACCCAGACGCAAGGAAATACATATGGGATACAGTAAACAAGAACTACTACTCCAAAGGCATCAAGACGTTCTGGCTCGATGAAGCAGAACCAGAATATGCAGCATACGACTTTGACAACTATCGATACTGGCTAGGCTCCAACGGGACGATTGGAAATATCTATCCCGTCAACTATGCTCAGGCCTTTTATGAAGGCCAGGAAGCAGCGGGCCAGAAGAACATTGTCAATCTCCTTCGCTGTGCTTGGGCTGGCAGCCAAAAGTACGGAGCTCTTGTGTGGAGCGGAGATATTGCTTCTTCATGGTCTAGCTTCCACAATCAGCTATGCGCAGGCCTCAACATGGGTCTGTCAGGCATCCCCTGGTGGACCACAGATATCGGCGGATTTCATGGAGGCGATCCCAATGATGAAGGCTTCAGAGAGCTCTTTGTGCGGTGGTTCCAGTGGGGCGCATTCTGCCCTGTTATGAGACTTCATGGTGATCGTGAACCTCAACAACCACAGCAAGGGACGACTGGCGGTGCGACATGTCGCAGTGGAGCGCCTAACGAGGTCTGGTCTTATGGCCCTCAAGTTTATGATATCTGTGTCAAGTATATCAAGATTAGAGAGGACCTCCGACCGTACACTCGAAAGCTTATGAAGGAAGCACATGAAAAGGGAACACCAGTCATGCGACCTCTGTTCTATGAGTTCCCTGACGATAAGAAGTCCTGGGAAATTTCGACTCAATACCTCTATGGTGACAAGTATCTGGTCTGTCCTGTATTAAAACCGGGTCAAACCAAGACGGAAGTCTACCTACCAAAGCTCTCAAATGGAGAGAAATGGTCTTCTTTCAACGGTAATGAGTCTTACGAATCCGGTGTAACGGTCACTGTTGACTGTCCTTTGGCTCAGATGCCAGTCTTTGTTCGGGGAGCGTGA
- a CDS encoding related to transcription factor ZMS1 produces the protein MESHADNRPVDGDGETENAQCHRCRRVFTRPEHLNRHLRVHTHEKPFICTKCNKSFARLDVLQRHELTHTRTNPLTAVEQVSIRACTECAFARMRCSRDSPCTRCKKRRFDCVYPEPRTRKPQPVPQKEKKRKGRKKKNSNIQSAEPLPAQDLDEAGEVENNTQGPELLATVAMETEPFGTESAETEPAELMDEPVDDEPRETELAMNDSEINDANNLSWNINGSNAFTAPPADGTWPPNDESIAVAQQQPMNPMLQIDDIGSLQEVSDLTMAIPNINWLSDSQFTSLWENQLPIIPEGLGSMAYTFPSEPIGPNPVSSWVPEQPLDVNMSINGPMETPAIELDQTRYPTVVESPYDGHASSINGSNASSSSNGALYVDGTAARAPFRGQLLPQQASLQTNRPEQDPRLPEADGSDYSYLKSLVASMRESSDNTFVPEALYSKLSSVVQNEIGIDPSLDLDVQIPPLENIRAFVLLYYQCFHPTYPFLQKNSSIWQISDNWILLLAVATTGARYAGSRWSSVMSELLDKGLKHRVDSIIKENTGSANGIWVPGNFQSYGRMDLQTLQASILNIISRIHSGQEVMMDWALYQRLALVEECRTMDLLSQTPPQTTDTPVQDGDVAVTAWMQTQSKLRTGLMIWNIRIVTVLEALHLLYMEKRQPSNLTEFGNIVLIYAVCARTKEAAYQYGTALSRWTPVAHVEPRRESVSVTETWPPTLEMVTRWRNSACDAFDILHWKANGKAANAGGTEHPTILHLHLSRLYILTPTKHFQKVAASAVLRQNVNELQNNMEYSEACNHIQRWANIDQYKARLSIIHAGALLWHVRRYSSNDFIEPHAIYLATLSIWAYSVFNTPRTESQQQHGDAVSRSAPASGDRESQGSVGTNEVDSEEEPDPTFIHLDRPCDDEMVQVYISRGHKIAGHMQRVGNICSPNAPPKILKEGIRILSHARAKNKEWGIEASYVKGLTSLLHGTTAQENGRVSGTCVL, from the exons ATGGAGAGCCATGCCGACAATCGACCAGTGGACGGCGATGGCGAGACAGAAAACGCGCAGTGTCACCGTTGTAGGCGCGTCTTCACACGCCCGGAACATCTAAATCGCCATTTGAGAGTCCATACCCATGAGAAGCCATTCATCTGCACGAAATGCAATAAATCTTTTGCACGCCTAGATGTTCTTCAGAGACACGAACTCACACATACACGCACAAATCCCTTAACTGCGGTGGAGCAAGTGTCAATCAGAGCGTGCACAGAATGTGCTTTTGCCCGCATGCGTTGCTCAAGAGACTCGCCATGCACGAGATGTAAAAAAAGGCGTTTTGATTGCGTCTACCCTGAGCCCAGGACACGGAAACCTCAGCCTGTGCcccagaaagagaagaagaggaagggaaggaagaagaagaattcgAATATTCAGTCAGCCGAACCATTACCCGCACAAGATTTGGACGAAGCTGGGGAGGTTGAAAATAATACTCAGGGACCAGAGCTATTGGCAACTGTAGCAATGGAAACAGAGCCATTTGGAACCGAGTCGGCGGAAACAGAGCCGGCAGAGCTCATGGACGAGCCTGTGGACGATGAGCCAAGAGAAACAGAGCTGGCTATGAACGATAGCGAAATCAATGATGCCAACAATCTTTCTTGGAATATCAATGGTTCTAACGCTTTCACGGCTCCTCCAGCAGACGGAACTTGGCCACCTAATGATGAGTCGATTGCTGTtgcacaacaacaaccaatGAACCCAATGCTCCAAATCGATGACATAGGAAGTCTTCAAGAAGTATCGGATCTCACCATGGCTATCCCCAATATCAATTGGCTCTCCGACAGTCAGTTTACTTCATTATGGGAGAATCAATTACCTATCATCCCCGAAGGCCTTGGGTCAATGGCATACACATTTCCTTCTGAACCAATCGGACCTAATCCTGTCTCTTCTTGGGTCCCAGAACAGCCCTTGGACGTCAACATGAGCATCAATGGCCCAATGGAAACGCCAGCCATCGAACTGGATCAGACACGCTACCCAACAGTTGTGGAAAGCCCTTACGACGGGCACGCGAGTAGTATCAACGGTTCTAATgcatcatcctcaagcaATGGGGCCCTCTACGTGGATGGAACAGCAGCTAGAGCCCCATTTCGTGGTCAACTACTCCCCCAGCAAGCCAGCTTACAGACCAATCGTCCTGAACAGGACCCTCGCCTGCCCGAAGCAGATGGGTCAGACTACAGTTATCTAAAATCCTTAGTGGCGAGTATGCGAGAATCCTCTGATAATACGTTTGTGCCAGAGGCTCTCTACTCCAAACTATCGTCCGTGGTTCAGAATGAGATTGGGATCGATCCGTCACTTGATTTAGACGTTCAGATCCCCCCTCTGGAAAATATTAGGGCCTTTGTGCTGTTGTATTACCAATGCTTTCACCCGACGTATCCGTTTCTACAGAAAAACTCCTCCATCTGGCAAATTTCAGACAACTGGATCCTGTTACTAGCTGTAGCAACCACTGGCGCTCGGTATGCTGGGAGTAGGTGGTCATCGGTTATGTCAGAACTTCTAGACAAGGGCTTGAAGCACAGGGTTGACTCCATAAtcaaagaaaacaccggTAGTGCAAACGGTATTTGGGTGCCTGGCAACTTTCAATCATATGGCCGGATGGACCTCCAAACACTTCAAGCATCTATTCTGAACATAATCTCTCGAATTCATAGCGGCCAAGAAGTCATGATGGACTGGGCTCTGTATCAAAGGCTCGCTCTCGTAGAGGAATGCAGGACAATGGACCTACTTTCACAGACCCCACCACAAACTACTGACACACCAGTTCAAGATGGCGATGTAGCTGTCACGGCATGGATGCAAACTCAGTCAAAGTTGCGCACTGGCTTGATGATTTGG AACATTCGGATAGTCACGGTACTCGAGgcacttcatcttctttacaTGGAAAAGCGGCAGCCATCCAACTTAACGGAGTTTGGAAACATTGTTCTGATATACGCAGTTTGTGCGAGGACCAAGGAAGCAGCCTACCAGTATGGAACGGCCTTGTCACGATGGACTCCAGTTGCTCATGTTGAGCCACGAAGGGAATCAGTTTCCGTGACTGAAACATGGCCACCAACTCTTGAAATGGTCACAAGATGGAGAAATAGTGCCTGTGACGCCTTTGATATCTTGCATTGGAAAGCGAACGGCAAAGCAGCTAATGCTGGTGGGACAGAGCACCCGACGATTCTTCACCTCCACCTTTCCCGGTTGTACATCTTGACACCTACGAAACATTTTCAGAAGGTCGCTGCGTCTGCAGTCCTACGACAAAATGTCAACGAGCTTCAAAACAATATGGAATACTCGGAAGCATGTAATCACATTCAACGTTGGGCCAACATCGACCAGTATAAGGCAAGGCTGTCCATCATCCATGCTGGCGCTTTGCTGTGGCATGTCCGTCGATATAGTAGCAACGACTTCATAGAGCCCCATGCCATTTACCTTGCTACCCTCTCGATATGGGCTTACAGCGTGTTCAATACTCCTAGGACCGAGTCCCAGCAACAACACGGTGATGCAGTGTCAAGGTCGGCGCCAGCTTCAGGGGATCGTGAATCGCAGGGTTCGGTTGGAACTAATGAGGTAGACAGCGAGGAGGAGCCAGATCCGACGTTTATCCATCTTGATCGTCcttgtgatgatgaaatgGTCCAAGTATACATAAGTCGAGGGCATAAGATTGCTGGCCACATGCAACGAGTTGGCAATATCTGCAGCCCCAATGCTCCACCGAAGATTCTCAAAGAAGGTATAAGGATATTATCACATGCAAGAGCCAAAAACAAGGAATGGGGGATCGAAGCTTCCTATGTTAAGGGTTTGACAAGTCTGTTACATGGTACCACTGCACAAGAAAACGGACGTGTAAGCGGAACGTGTGTACTCTAA
- a CDS encoding probable maltose permease (MalP): MAAITDDKVARVSEDDHAPDYDTVKDASIAKQAAEEEHNLTLLQAIRKYPKAVMWSVLLSTSIIMEGYDIVLISSFFAQPSFREHYGSYQPKSNSWQITASWQNALSNAVSVGTIIGAFANGYFTYKFGYRKVLLTSLVAICGCVFISFFSPSLPVLLVGQFLCGIPWGVFATMAPAYASEVCPMALRGYLTVYVNLCWAIGQLISAGVQAGFSNTTGHWSYRIPFAIQWAWPVPLFIVLFFAPESPWFYVRIGDYENAEKSITRLSSSTTPGHAKQALAMMIHTNEIEKSIDQGTSYLDCFRGVDRRRTEIACMAFAAQPFCGSSMGGTPTFFFVQAGLPESISFRMSVGGLGIASVGTIISWWLLPLGRRTLYLWGLGLLTAVLMIVGFISVGAGDSQGGNYAQASMMLIWLGVYYMTVGPVCYAIISEVSSTRLRNKSVCVSRIAYYIAQIICNVVNPYMLNPTAGNWRGKTGFFWGGCSFVFFIWTFFRLPETKNKTFEELDLLFANNVSTREFAKYKVDAYAEDDNVLTVQDAARR, encoded by the coding sequence ATGGCTGCTATCACAGACGACAAGGTTGCTAGGGTCAGCGAAGATGACCATGCGCCAGATTATGATACGGTCAAAGACGCATCCATCGCAAAGCAAGCTGCAGAAGAGGAACACAACCTCACATTGCTGCAAGCCATTCGGAAATATCCCAAGGCCGTCATGTGGTCGGTCCTTCTCTCGACCTCGATCATCATGGAGGGTTACGATATCGTTCTTATCTCATCCTTCTTTGCCCAACCATCTTTCCGAGAGCATTATGGAAGCTACCAGCCCAAAAGCAATTCCTGGCAAATCACAGCTTCCTGGCAGAATGCACTTTCGAACGCCGTGAGCGTTGGGACTATTATTGGCGCGTTTGCCAATGGTTACTTTACATATAAGTTCGGCTACCGCAAAGTACTTCTTACTTCCCTGGTTGCCATATGTGGTTGCGTCTTTATCTCGTTCTTCTCGCCGAGTCTTCCCGTCCTTCTTGTTGGCCAGTTCCTTTGCGGTATCCCATGGGGCGTTTTCGCCACTATGGCTCCTGCATATGCATCAGAGGTCTGCCCCATGGCATTAAGAGGATATCTGACTGTCTATGTCAATCTATGTTGGGCCATAGGACAGCTGATTTCGGCTGGAGTACAAGCAGGCTTCTCGAATACGACCGGGCATTGGTCCTACCGAATCCCTTTCGCAATCCAATGGGCGTGGCCCGTCCCTTTATTCATCGTCCTTTTCTTCGCCCCCGAGTCCCCCTGGTTCTACGTCCGGATCGGCGATTACGAAAACGCTGAGAAGTCAATCACCCGCCTAAGTTCCTCAACAACTCCTGGTCATGCAAAGCAGGCTCTTGCCATGATGATACATACCAATGAGATTGAAAAGTCCATCGACCAAGGTACTTCGTATCTGGATTGTTTCCGTGGGGTTGACCGACGCAGAACCGAGATTGCCTGCATGGCCTTTGCTGCCCAGCCCTTTTGTGGATCTTCCATGGGTGGCACTCCGACTTTCTTCTTCGTGCAGGCTGGTTTGCCTGAGTCGATTTCTTTCAGAATGTctgttggtggtcttgggATTGCGTCTGTGGGCACAATCATATCATGGTGGCTGCTTCCCCTGGGTCGACGTACATTGTATCTTTGGGGGCTTGGCTTGCTCACAGCTGTGCTGATGATTGTTGGATTCATCAGCGTAGGTGCTGGAGACTCCCAGGGAGGAAACTATGCGCAAGCCAGCATGATGCTCATATGGTTGGGCGTTTATTACATGACTGTTGGACCTGTTTGTTACGCAATCATCTCGGAAGTTTCTTCGACCCGACTGAGAAACAAGTCTGTTTGTGTCAGCCGAATTGCCTATTACATCGCTCAGATCATCTGTAATGTCGTCAACCCTTATATGCTCAACCCGACCGCAGGAAACTGGCGCGGCAAAACTGGCTTTTTCTGGGGAGGCTGCTcttttgtcttcttcatttGGACGTTTTTCCGCCTTCCTGAAACCAAGAACAAAACAtttgaagagcttgatcttTTGTTTGCTAACAATGTGTCAACCCGCGAGTTTGCCAAGTACAAGGTGGATGCGTATGCTGAGGATGATAACGTCTTGACCGTTCAAGATGCTGCTCGCCGTTGA